Genomic DNA from Rathayibacter sp. VKM Ac-2759:
TGGCCGGGACGCGTCGTGCTGCTCACCGCTCTCGCGCTGCTGCGTGCGCGCACGTCACGGCTGCTGTTGCATCCGGGGTTCACCATTCCGCTGTTCCTGCTGCTGTTCTACGGGCTGTACTTCAGCGATCTGGACGAGTTGCTGCTGGACAGTGCTGCCGGTCATCTCGGGTTGGAGGTGCTGTTCTTAGCAGCCGGTGTCGTGTTCGCTGTTCCGCTGCTGTCGGCGGATCCGCTGCCGGTGCGTCAGACGCATCTGGGGCGCATGTTCGACCTGTTCGCGGAGATGCCGTTGCACGCGTTCTTCGGGGTCATCGTCATGATGTCCGCGAGCGCGTTCGTCGCCGCGTTCCAGGCTCCGGCGTCGTGGGGAGTGGATCCGATCGCGGACCAGCAGATCGCGGGCGCGCTCGCGTGGTCCTACGGGGAACTGCCGAGCCTGCTGATCGTGCTGCTGCTGCTCGTGCGGTGGCAGCGGGATGACACTCGGGCCGCTCGAGCGGCGGATCGCGCCGGAGATGAGAACGGCACCCCAGACCTGGATGCGTACAACGAGTACCTGCAGGGCTTGAATCGGCGGGCAGGTGCCCCTCAATCACCACCCGACGTGCGCTGACGCCGTGACGAGGCGGGCCGTCGGATGCCACTCAGAGTGAGGACGGCGGCCGCCAGGACAGGTGCGAGGACGCTGAGGGTGATACCGCCTGCAAGAGCGGTACGCAGGGACATCGCTGGAGTGACGGCGGCGACCAGGGGCACTGTGTCGGTGAAGGCTCCGGGGGTGAACGCCGGGATCCGGGCCCCCGTGGAACCGTCGGGGAGGATCGTCTGGCTCTGCCCGACGGTGGAGACGTTGACGATCGTCCTGCCGGTCTCGATCGCGCGCACGCGAGCGATCGCGAGTTGCTGCGCGGACTCGTCGGTGCGCCCGAAATCGGCGTTGTTGGTCTGCGCGAAGATGACCTGCGCGCCTCCGGCGATCATCTCGTCGAAGAGACGGTCATCGACGATGTCAAAACACAGCGACACTCCGGCGATGGTGCCGGCGACCGCGACCGCCGGTGAGAGCGCACCGATCTCGTAGTCCCGCTGTACCAGGCCGATCAGATCCGGTGCCAGACGCGACCAGAACGCTCGGTCTGGGACGTACTCCCCGAACGGCACCGGATGCTTCTTGTCATAGAGACCAGCGGCTCCATCCGGTGTCCAGACGAGGGAGCTGTTGTAGTAGCGGCCCTCGCGGGTGGTGATCGCTCCGACGATCACCGGCGCTTCAAGCTCGGCAGCGAGCGCGGAGAGTCGCCGGGCGGTCGCCGGTGAAGTGAGAGGGTCCTCGTCCATGCTGTTCTCCGGCCACAGCACGACGTCCGCGACCCCCGCCGTTCGCGGGGTGGCGTTGATCTGCGCGTCGAGCAGCTCACCCGGATCTCGGGCATCGAAGTAACCGGCGGGCCCCGCCCCCTGCACGGCCGTGACGCGCAGCTGCCCGGTCGGCACTGCCTCCCACACGGGCACCGCCACCAGCGCGGCCCCGACTGCTGTCGCCGCCAGAGCAAGGACCGCCGGCCGGTCCGGGAGCCACTGCTGCAGCTGCAACAGGAACACGATGCACGCGACGACAACGAAACTGAAGCCGCTCACCCCGACCCAGGCGATCACGGGAGAGAGCGGACTCTCCGACTGCGAGTACGCCAGCCTGCCCCACGCGAACCCTCCGTACGGCCACGACCCGGCAACGACCTCCCGACCCACCCATACGCCGGCGACACCTACGGGGAGCAGGATCAGCCGCCCCAGCCGGGTCGGCCAGAATCGTTCGATCAGAGACCACAGTCCCGAGATCGCGCCCGCGCCCACCGCGAAGAACGCGGCTTCGAGGAGCGAGAGCGCCAGCCACGGGACAGGGCCGAGGTACTCCGACGTCCAGGCGACGTGGGTGAGGTAGAACACGGTTCCCGTGACCGCACCGAGCACCGCTCCCGCCCGAATCGTCCGGCCGCGCAAGAGCGTCATCAACACGGCCACACCGAGCAGGGTCGCCGGCCACACGCTCACACCCGGGAAGCCCGCATCCAACAACACGCCCGCGAGAGCAGCCCTCACCAGATCCAGGGCGCGACTCGACCGGGCCGGCGCGCGAAGCGGCACGCTCACTCGAACCGGCACACTCAGGGACAGGCGGGCGATCACTCAGCAGCCGGCGGCTCACCGCCGACGCTCGCAGTGCTCGGCGTCGTCCGGCGCACGAGGAAGAGGACGACGACCGCGAGCACCACGAAGAATCCCAGCGCGATGCCCACCAGCACGAACGCCGGGATGGGGGCGACGTAGGGAGCGAACAGAGACTCCGGCGCGGCTGAGACCGTCGCGGTGTTCGCGCAGGCCGGCGGCTGAGCGACGCCAGTCCTCGCCGCGGTCTCAGCGGGGCGCTCGTACGTGAAGCCGTACTCCGCGGTCGAGACGTGCCCGTCCTCGGTGACGATCTTCGCCGCCACGAGGTACCGGCCGCTCTCGCCCAAAGCGATGCCGGTGGTCACGGACTCGTTGTTCACATCGGCGCAGCCGTTGGAGTAGAACAGGTTGTCGTCTTCTCGCACCACCTGCACGAGTGAGACGTTGTTGGTCGGGTCGGAACCGACCTCATGCCCGAAGGTGAGCGTGACTTCCGACGGTGCCACGGTGACTGTCGCGTCCGCGGAGGGACTGCTGGATTGAACTCCCGTGTGAGCCGCTGCAGGCGCAGCCGGAAGTAGCACGGCGAGTGCAGCAACGGCAGCCAGGACGACGCCGAACAGGACGGGGCGACCCCGTCGGGTGGGGGCGGAGAGCGGCATCAAGTCGTCCTGTTCCGTGTAGCGGGGCTCTCCAAGGCGGAGACGCGGGAAGGAGCGTAGTCTGCGACCCGTCCGCTGATGATCTTCGATCCCTAACCTCGTAGCCACCAACAGCTGTTCTTGGTACGCTACGTCGAAATTTGCCTGCCTACACCGCAGGCTTCTTCGACGCTACCGGGAAGATGCCATCGTGACGAACCTGCAACCAGACGCCTCGCGCGCTGGTGTGCAGCGAACCCTCACGCTGCTCTTCCTCGTCGTCCTGACCGCGCTCGCGCTGCTGCTCGGACATCCTCTCGAGCGCCTCCACGACGCGGTCCCCGCCGACACCACGGTCGCCGCAGCCGCGACGACGACGGGGGACGCCGAAGTTCTCACCTCGAGCGTGGCAGCGCTCACCGATGCCGCGACGCTGGGTGGTGTCGCTGAGCTGTGCGCGCTGCTGGCGGTCGTCTGCGCGGTCATCGTGATCGTCGTCGCCCTCGCCGCCCGCGCACGGCCCGGGCAGGGCTCCATCGCCAGTACGGCACCACCGGCATCCGCACCGTCGTTCTTCACGACCGCTGCACGAGCACGGCTGAGCCTCTCCGCCAGCTGCGTCCCTCTTCGGCTGTAGGCCGTCGCCGCCGATCTGAGCCCCGTCTCGATCGGCGCGCACTTGCGCGCCCGCGACACGGAGTCAGGTCACGACGACCGACCTCTCGCCGACCCTGGACGTGCAATGCCCCTCTCTTCCTCCGTTCCCCCGCCCACCCCCGGAACCCGCCGCGCCGCCATCGCGCTCGAACACCGAACCCGCCCGCCCCGTCGCCGACCGGCCCGTCCGACGCCGCAGCCCCAACCAATCTCCCGCCGAGTCCTCCCGGCGGCGGCCGCGTTCTCCGCGATCGCGCTCGCCACCGTCATGGCCCTCCCGGGCACGCTGCTGCCCGCCTCCAGTGCGGCCGCCTCGCAGACCCCGGGAGTCGCCGCCGCGGTCAGCGCGCAAGCCTTCGTCGCCTCCGACCTGCCTGACAGCATCGTCATCCGCGACAACTTCACGGCCGCCGCTGCACCCGCACGCATCGTCGAGGTCACCACCGAGACGACCGACGCCGTGGGCCCCCTCGACGCAAGTGACGACGATTCGGAAGCAGCGACCGAGACCGGGTCCACGGCGACCGAGCTCTCCAGCGGCTCCGTGCGCTGGCCCTTCCCTGTCGGCGTGCGCATCTCCGATGACTACGGCCCTCGAGTGGCGCCGTGCAGCGGCTGCTCCACCTTCCACAAAGGCCTGGACATGACCCCCGGCGCCGGCACTCCGATCAGCGCCGTCGCCGACGGCGTGGTCCGCGAGACCGGCGAGACCGACACCGGATTCGGCAACTACGCCGTCATCGACCACGTTGTCGACGGCGAACTCGTGAGCACCCTCTACGCCCACATGGAGTGGGGATCCCTCACCGTCACCGAAGGGCAACCCGTGAAAGCCGGTCAGCGTCTGGGCGCAGTCGGCTCCACCGGCCAGAGCACCGGCCCCCACCTGCACCTCGAGGTGTGGGAAGGCGGCACCGACCCCATCGACCCCTACGCCTGGCTCTCGAACAATGCGGGATAGAACCGCACCGCGATCCACCGACAAGTGCAAGACTGTTCATATGTTCACTAATGCAGCTATTAAGGGTGGTGCTCGTGGGATCTGATCACGCTCACGGGTCCGCCGTGTCCGCCGCCGGCAAGCACCGCCGGCCCCTCGTCATCGCGTTCTGCCTCACCGCGGCGTACATGGTGGTCGAGTTCGTCGTCGGGTTCTCCGTCAACTCGCTCGCGCTCATCTCCGACGCCGCCCACATGGGCACCGACGTCCTCGGGCTCGGGATGGCGCTGGCGGCGATCACGCTCGCCTCCCGCCCCGCGACCTCACAGCGCACCTACGGCTTCTACCGGCTCGAGGTCCTCGCGGCGTTGGCGAACGGGATCCTGCTGTTCGCGGTCGCCGGGTACGTGATCTTCGAGGCCGTGCAGCGCTTCTCCGAACCGCCCTCGGTCCCGGGAGCACCACTGCTGATCACCGCGGTGATCGGGCTGATCATCAACCTGATCAGCTTCCGGCTGCTGATGGCGGGATCGAAGGAGAGCCTGAACCTCAAGGGCGCCTACCTCGAAGTGATGGGCGACCTGCTCGGATCCGTCGGCGTGATCGTCGCCGCGATCATCCTGCTCACCACCGGCTGGCCGTACGCGGACCCGATCATCGGTGTCGGCATCGGACTGTTCATCCTGCCCCGCACCTGGAACCTCACCCGCCAGGCGCTGCGGATCCTGATGGAGTCCGCTCCCGACGACGTCGACATGCCCGCCATTCAGCGCGACGTCCTCGCCGTGCCGGGCGTGGTCGCGCTGCACGATCTGCACGTGTGGACCATCACCTCCGGGATGGACAGCGCGAGCGGGCACATCGTCCTCGAACGCGGCGCCGACTACGAGAAGGTCCTCGCCGGGGTCCTCGTCGTCCTCAAGGACACCCACCACATCGAGCACGTC
This window encodes:
- the lnt gene encoding apolipoprotein N-acyltransferase — encoded protein: MIARLSLSVPVRVSVPLRAPARSSRALDLVRAALAGVLLDAGFPGVSVWPATLLGVAVLMTLLRGRTIRAGAVLGAVTGTVFYLTHVAWTSEYLGPVPWLALSLLEAAFFAVGAGAISGLWSLIERFWPTRLGRLILLPVGVAGVWVGREVVAGSWPYGGFAWGRLAYSQSESPLSPVIAWVGVSGFSFVVVACIVFLLQLQQWLPDRPAVLALAATAVGAALVAVPVWEAVPTGQLRVTAVQGAGPAGYFDARDPGELLDAQINATPRTAGVADVVLWPENSMDEDPLTSPATARRLSALAAELEAPVIVGAITTREGRYYNSSLVWTPDGAAGLYDKKHPVPFGEYVPDRAFWSRLAPDLIGLVQRDYEIGALSPAVAVAGTIAGVSLCFDIVDDRLFDEMIAGGAQVIFAQTNNADFGRTDESAQQLAIARVRAIETGRTIVNVSTVGQSQTILPDGSTGARIPAFTPGAFTDTVPLVAAVTPAMSLRTALAGGITLSVLAPVLAAAVLTLSGIRRPASSRRQRTSGGD
- a CDS encoding cytochrome c oxidase assembly protein; the protein is MTLASLFASLPDAPPSLDSFLTLSASAFPVWGLFGILLAGVYVIGVARLWWTRRRWPWWRMVSFLLGCAILVVTMASGLEDYGREMFSIFMFQQLTLMMAIPPLLVLGSPGTLLLRATPHRWPGRVVLLTALALLRARTSRLLLHPGFTIPLFLLLFYGLYFSDLDELLLDSAAGHLGLEVLFLAAGVVFAVPLLSADPLPVRQTHLGRMFDLFAEMPLHAFFGVIVMMSASAFVAAFQAPASWGVDPIADQQIAGALAWSYGELPSLLIVLLLLVRWQRDDTRAARAADRAGDENGTPDLDAYNEYLQGLNRRAGAPQSPPDVR
- a CDS encoding copper resistance CopC family protein produces the protein MPLSAPTRRGRPVLFGVVLAAVAALAVLLPAAPAAAHTGVQSSSPSADATVTVAPSEVTLTFGHEVGSDPTNNVSLVQVVREDDNLFYSNGCADVNNESVTTGIALGESGRYLVAAKIVTEDGHVSTAEYGFTYERPAETAARTGVAQPPACANTATVSAAPESLFAPYVAPIPAFVLVGIALGFFVVLAVVVLFLVRRTTPSTASVGGEPPAAE
- a CDS encoding M23 family metallopeptidase, which codes for MALPGTLLPASSAAASQTPGVAAAVSAQAFVASDLPDSIVIRDNFTAAAAPARIVEVTTETTDAVGPLDASDDDSEAATETGSTATELSSGSVRWPFPVGVRISDDYGPRVAPCSGCSTFHKGLDMTPGAGTPISAVADGVVRETGETDTGFGNYAVIDHVVDGELVSTLYAHMEWGSLTVTEGQPVKAGQRLGAVGSTGQSTGPHLHLEVWEGGTDPIDPYAWLSNNAG
- a CDS encoding cation diffusion facilitator family transporter, with the translated sequence MGSDHAHGSAVSAAGKHRRPLVIAFCLTAAYMVVEFVVGFSVNSLALISDAAHMGTDVLGLGMALAAITLASRPATSQRTYGFYRLEVLAALANGILLFAVAGYVIFEAVQRFSEPPSVPGAPLLITAVIGLIINLISFRLLMAGSKESLNLKGAYLEVMGDLLGSVGVIVAAIILLTTGWPYADPIIGVGIGLFILPRTWNLTRQALRILMESAPDDVDMPAIQRDVLAVPGVVALHDLHVWTITSGMDSASGHIVLERGADYEKVLAGVLVVLKDTHHIEHVTIQCEPEEFSETTNLI